The following are from one region of the Bacteroidota bacterium genome:
- a CDS encoding T9SS type A sorting domain-containing protein, which yields MKFIFSSIIFFSATLIFAQTSSNGEKLIPLTENAIQKQESLLRSTQRTATFPNDTVALPSAGLRDNFSYDSHQPDTTIWDLTISPPVFVNRTWAFCPPDLGVCTFDGLDINGMPYDSLAAPNSTGRCDSLTSRPLDLSAYSVADSVYLSFWYQAKGRGYAPNTMDSLILQVSARGWNPNQTITNWKTVWFLEGYNPSISDTLFHIVMFKLDSASYFVKGLKFRFINWGSRCGSNDHWHIDDVYMKSLRSAADTFSRHVDFVYPASSGLTDYWAVPVTHFKPSMMASNFEVQIANHDTISTGRSVTYWYDVLKSDNTLLTPIYPNAAGVTQTIMPFATSGYMSYAPITDPPIGWNYTQFSLQSDTTTFRVQHILHSSTDIDTMVQNQKFYNYYAYDDGTAEVGYGLIGTNSSLAYQFTMPIGINDTLKAVQMYFLPVRDLLDLDVYDFQLTVWNDVGNAPGSVIYRQRNQHIGRKFESTDRFVTYTIDSGTVALQSGQKYYIGWVQSTADILYLGFDFNTDHHDKIYYNTTGNWYTSIYNGSLMMRPVFYNAYDVSGIAENSAGNNFSLYPNPANGTVNLEMKNANENYAAVVTDISGREILPPIKFSGKTSIDVAALNAGIYFVRISNEKGEVIGTKKLVVN from the coding sequence ATGAAATTTATTTTTTCATCCATAATATTTTTTTCTGCAACATTAATTTTCGCGCAGACTTCTTCGAACGGAGAAAAATTAATTCCGCTCACGGAGAATGCGATTCAGAAACAGGAATCCCTGTTGCGATCTACGCAGAGAACTGCCACTTTCCCCAACGATACGGTTGCGCTTCCTTCTGCAGGATTGCGCGATAATTTTTCTTACGATTCGCATCAACCCGATACCACGATATGGGATCTTACAATATCTCCTCCTGTTTTTGTGAATCGCACATGGGCGTTCTGTCCTCCCGATCTTGGTGTGTGTACATTCGACGGCCTTGACATAAACGGAATGCCGTATGATTCGCTTGCGGCGCCGAACAGCACCGGCCGTTGTGATAGTCTTACATCGCGCCCGCTCGATCTCAGTGCATATTCTGTTGCCGATTCTGTTTACCTGAGTTTCTGGTACCAGGCGAAGGGAAGAGGTTATGCGCCGAATACAATGGACTCGCTCATCCTGCAAGTGAGTGCGCGCGGATGGAATCCCAATCAAACGATCACGAACTGGAAAACAGTTTGGTTTCTTGAAGGATACAATCCATCGATCTCTGATACACTTTTTCATATCGTGATGTTCAAGCTCGATAGCGCATCTTATTTTGTGAAAGGATTGAAATTCCGTTTTATCAATTGGGGATCCCGTTGCGGAAGCAATGATCATTGGCATATTGATGATGTGTATATGAAAAGTCTGCGCAGTGCGGCTGATACTTTTTCACGTCATGTCGATTTTGTTTATCCTGCGAGTTCCGGCCTCACGGATTACTGGGCTGTTCCTGTTACACATTTCAAACCTTCGATGATGGCTTCGAATTTCGAAGTGCAGATCGCGAATCACGATACAATTTCTACAGGAAGAAGTGTTACGTATTGGTACGATGTTTTAAAATCAGATAACACGTTGCTCACTCCGATCTATCCGAATGCAGCAGGAGTTACTCAAACGATCATGCCTTTCGCCACTTCGGGATACATGAGTTATGCGCCAATCACAGATCCGCCCATCGGATGGAACTACACGCAATTTTCGCTTCAATCAGACACTACAACTTTTCGCGTGCAGCATATTTTGCACAGTTCGACTGACATTGACACCATGGTGCAGAATCAGAAATTCTATAATTATTATGCCTACGATGATGGAACTGCTGAAGTAGGTTACGGACTTATCGGAACGAATTCTTCTCTTGCGTATCAATTCACGATGCCCATTGGTATTAATGATACGCTGAAAGCTGTGCAGATGTATTTTCTTCCTGTGCGCGACCTGCTTGATCTTGATGTTTATGATTTTCAACTTACAGTTTGGAATGATGTGGGTAATGCTCCGGGCTCAGTGATCTATCGCCAGCGCAACCAGCATATCGGGAGAAAATTTGAATCGACCGATCGTTTTGTAACGTACACTATTGATAGCGGAACAGTAGCGCTGCAGTCGGGACAGAAATATTATATCGGTTGGGTGCAATCGACGGCCGACATTCTTTATCTCGGTTTTGATTTCAATACCGATCATCACGACAAGATCTATTACAACACCACCGGCAACTGGTACACTTCCATTTACAATGGATCGCTCATGATGCGGCCGGTTTTTTATAATGCGTACGATGTTTCCGGCATTGCAGAAAATTCTGCGGGAAATAATTTTTCACTTTATCCGAACCCCGCAAATGGAACGGTGAATCTTGAAATGAAAAATGCGAATGAGAATTATGCTGCTGTGGTCACGGATATTTCCGGAAGGGAAATTCTTCCGCCAATAAAATTTTCCGGGAAAACTTCCATCGATGTTGCTGCGTTGAATGCCGGAATTTATTTTGTGCGGATCTCCAATGAAAAAGGAGAGGTGATAGGAACGAAGAAGCTGGTGGTGAACTGA
- a CDS encoding transcriptional regulator, protein MGTSEFLRTESDYNSALSRIDELIAKNPVVGSKDFIELDQWGTLVCEYEDIHFPIEE, encoded by the coding sequence ATGGGTACTTCAGAATTTCTTCGTACAGAATCCGATTACAATTCTGCTCTTAGCCGGATCGATGAACTCATTGCCAAAAATCCTGTTGTCGGTTCAAAAGATTTTATTGAGCTTGATCAATGGGGAACACTTGTTTGCGAATACGAAGACATCCATTTTCCAATAGAAGAATAG
- a CDS encoding PASTA domain-containing protein: MFKNIFTFLKSRTFLINIGIAIVALPLVIWCIFLWLASYTHHNDTITVPDFRNLKIRQLDDFVADKNISYEIIDSIYDPKQEKGTVIKQDPDPGDKVKQGRKIYLYVTSSQPPKIAMPDLDGTKSNKPMSDRQAVRVCESYGLRTSITMVDDERQDLVVSMLYDKKHIAPGTMIEKGSLITLNVGKGSANSSSGFAVPQLVGMTFRAARGKMTDLGVEWVLIPDPGVKDTLNAIIYNQDPPAGRDKRMLQGSTIDLRVSGDKLQISSGDTTKVKRP, encoded by the coding sequence ATGTTTAAAAATATTTTCACTTTCCTCAAAAGCCGCACGTTCCTTATCAATATCGGGATTGCGATCGTCGCATTGCCATTGGTGATCTGGTGCATTTTTCTGTGGCTCGCATCGTACACGCATCACAACGACACGATCACTGTTCCTGATTTTAGAAATTTAAAGATCCGCCAGCTCGATGATTTTGTTGCCGATAAAAATATTTCCTACGAGATCATCGATTCCATTTACGATCCGAAACAAGAAAAAGGAACCGTCATCAAACAGGATCCTGATCCTGGCGACAAAGTGAAGCAGGGAAGAAAAATTTATCTCTACGTTACTTCCAGTCAGCCACCGAAAATTGCAATGCCCGATCTGGATGGAACAAAAAGCAATAAGCCAATGTCGGACCGGCAAGCGGTTCGCGTTTGCGAGAGTTACGGATTACGCACGAGCATCACCATGGTCGATGATGAAAGACAGGATCTCGTGGTGAGTATGCTATACGATAAAAAACATATTGCACCCGGAACGATGATCGAAAAAGGATCACTCATCACGTTGAATGTCGGAAAAGGTTCTGCCAACAGCAGCTCCGGTTTTGCAGTTCCTCAACTTGTGGGAATGACGTTTCGTGCAGCGCGCGGAAAAATGACAGACCTCGGTGTGGAATGGGTGCTCATTCCTGATCCCGGTGTGAAGGATACGCTGAATGCGATCATCTACAACCAGGATCCTCCTGCAGGAAGAGATAAAAGAATGTTGCAGGGATCGACGATTGATCTTCGTGTTTCAGGAGACAAATTGCAGATCAGCAGCGGCGATACAACCAAAGTGAAAAGACCGTAA
- a CDS encoding T9SS type A sorting domain-containing protein, with protein MKRFLVFFFFFIIKISLFAQVSDTALWIPNGPVNSVYLRDSILYVGGNFSQISPVSGHFTANDSVTAATVLPFPMVRGKVNCIAKDSLGRIYVGGNFSEVGIVPWKNLFRLDANGNFDATFRPDPDAEVTSLYVFKDTLYVGGNFTNIEGFPRERGASFHVTDSMQTPGNDSLLAFDPQTDDIIYAFGMDTVTRLMLIGGKFLNVGGQPATYLTKVDPQTGIYILSGPFPWRTTVDGPVKCIEVEGTFGYAYIAGEFSSFATTQRKGMAVVYLSSGNLDLSFNAGLNGIVNDMKFVGSRIYIGGAFTIADGQNRFYLACLTLAMHVLPWAPVVYNEVFCIQPWNDAICIGGKFKRVATDTVFFAAIIDSTGAGNVHAWNPMFDAPVNAMMPGRNGKIFCGGDFTGAGGVLRSNLCSINIYTQTPTLWAPTLDAQVHYITANTNSLFITGDFGLVNSQNRARIASFDLSTGNVNAFNPGANGLIRSIALNDSIAFLGGNFTTIAGQARNNIACVTINNSLATAWNPGCTGTVNKLILDNDHLYVAGFFPQIGGQMRDNFARVSTTTALVDWNWICNTDNGIYDMDLYNGKLFLGGWFSQVAGIPRVYFASVDTASGTVLADNPMFDQYTRSFARYNRDLFISGAFSIVGSSNYYPGVCDYDNFTSSFEAWTPMPDAFPVTMAATQDWLFAGGSFSNIGYRYHPNLSMININNITSVNEIEQSSFMQLFPDPTNGIFTVSTKNISEKISRTGIYDVTGQEISAENYSGIMNGDHFSFDISSLANGIYFLRIETADGRSFSGKIVKD; from the coding sequence ATGAAACGATTTCTGGTTTTCTTCTTTTTTTTCATCATAAAGATTTCATTGTTCGCACAGGTTTCCGATACCGCTTTGTGGATTCCGAATGGCCCGGTGAATTCAGTTTACCTGCGCGATAGTATTCTTTATGTCGGTGGAAATTTTTCACAGATCAGCCCGGTGAGCGGACATTTCACTGCAAATGATTCGGTGACTGCTGCTACGGTTCTTCCATTCCCGATGGTAAGAGGAAAAGTAAATTGCATTGCGAAAGACAGTTTGGGAAGAATTTATGTGGGAGGAAATTTCAGTGAAGTTGGAATTGTTCCGTGGAAAAATCTTTTCCGTCTCGACGCAAATGGAAATTTCGATGCAACTTTTCGTCCAGATCCCGATGCAGAAGTAACATCGCTTTATGTTTTCAAAGACACACTTTATGTGGGCGGAAATTTTACAAATATTGAGGGCTTTCCCCGCGAACGTGGCGCATCATTTCATGTTACAGATTCCATGCAAACGCCGGGAAATGATTCTTTACTCGCATTCGATCCGCAGACAGATGATATTATTTACGCTTTTGGAATGGATACTGTGACAAGACTAATGCTTATTGGAGGAAAATTCCTGAACGTGGGAGGCCAGCCCGCAACTTATCTTACGAAAGTGGATCCGCAAACCGGAATTTATATTCTGAGCGGGCCGTTTCCATGGCGAACAACGGTTGATGGCCCGGTGAAATGTATAGAGGTTGAAGGAACTTTTGGTTACGCATACATCGCAGGAGAATTTTCTTCATTCGCTACCACACAGCGGAAGGGAATGGCTGTGGTTTATCTCAGTTCCGGAAATCTTGATTTAAGTTTCAATGCGGGGCTGAATGGAATTGTGAATGACATGAAATTCGTTGGCAGCAGAATTTATATTGGCGGTGCATTCACGATCGCTGACGGGCAGAACAGATTTTATCTCGCGTGCCTCACGCTTGCGATGCACGTGCTCCCGTGGGCACCGGTCGTGTACAATGAAGTTTTTTGTATTCAGCCGTGGAATGATGCAATTTGTATAGGAGGAAAATTCAAACGTGTGGCAACTGATACTGTTTTTTTTGCCGCCATCATTGATTCAACCGGCGCAGGAAATGTTCATGCATGGAATCCAATGTTCGATGCTCCGGTGAACGCCATGATGCCGGGACGGAATGGAAAAATTTTCTGCGGAGGAGATTTTACAGGAGCAGGAGGAGTTTTGCGTTCCAATTTGTGTTCCATAAATATTTACACGCAAACGCCAACGTTGTGGGCGCCCACGCTTGATGCGCAGGTGCACTACATCACTGCAAATACAAATTCACTTTTCATTACCGGAGATTTCGGCCTTGTAAATTCGCAAAACCGCGCACGCATTGCTTCATTCGATCTTTCTACCGGCAATGTGAATGCATTCAATCCCGGGGCAAATGGATTGATCCGCAGCATTGCGCTGAATGATTCCATTGCATTCCTCGGCGGAAATTTTACAACCATTGCCGGACAGGCGAGAAATAATATTGCATGTGTTACAATAAATAATTCTCTTGCCACAGCATGGAATCCCGGTTGTACAGGAACGGTGAATAAACTTATTCTCGATAATGATCATTTGTATGTGGCGGGATTTTTTCCGCAGATAGGCGGGCAGATGCGCGATAATTTTGCACGTGTGAGCACAACAACAGCGCTTGTGGACTGGAATTGGATCTGCAATACGGACAATGGAATTTATGATATGGACCTTTACAACGGAAAATTATTTCTTGGCGGATGGTTCAGTCAGGTTGCAGGAATTCCTCGCGTTTATTTTGCTTCAGTCGACACGGCTTCCGGAACTGTGCTTGCCGACAATCCGATGTTCGATCAATACACAAGAAGTTTTGCGCGTTACAACAGGGATCTTTTTATTTCAGGAGCATTTTCCATTGTAGGTTCTTCAAATTATTACCCCGGAGTTTGTGATTATGATAATTTCACTTCTTCATTCGAAGCGTGGACACCAATGCCGGATGCTTTTCCCGTAACGATGGCTGCCACCCAGGATTGGTTATTTGCAGGCGGATCTTTTTCCAACATCGGTTATCGTTATCATCCGAACCTCTCCATGATCAATATCAATAACATTACATCGGTGAATGAAATTGAGCAATCGTCTTTCATGCAGTTATTTCCTGACCCTACCAATGGAATTTTCACGGTCAGTACAAAAAATATTTCAGAAAAAATTTCACGCACCGGAATTTATGACGTGACAGGACAGGAGATCAGCGCAGAAAATTATTCCGGTATCATGAATGGAGATCATTTCAGTTTCGACATTTCTTCGCTGGCGAATGGAATTTATTTCCTGAGAATAGAAACTGCAGATGGAAGATCGTTCAGCGGTAAGATCGTGAAAGACTGA
- a CDS encoding GNAT family N-acetyltransferase, whose protein sequence is MTHTISPMKKKISEDLCIIEFKTEHSKIFKDLNIAWISKSFFVEESDETVLSDPEKYILEGGGAILLAKYKEEIVGTCALTYEDHNIYELTKMAVDENFRGLKIGYHLGVATLEKAKLIGAEKVILHSNKKGSAAAIQLYYKLGFKEIPLGNAPWARADIKMEILV, encoded by the coding sequence ATGACACACACCATTTCTCCAATGAAAAAGAAGATCAGCGAAGATCTTTGCATTATTGAATTCAAAACAGAACATTCGAAAATTTTCAAAGATCTCAACATCGCGTGGATCTCAAAAAGTTTTTTCGTTGAAGAATCGGATGAAACTGTTCTCAGCGATCCGGAAAAATATATTCTTGAAGGCGGGGGAGCTATTCTTCTCGCGAAATACAAAGAAGAGATCGTGGGCACATGCGCACTCACGTATGAAGACCACAATATTTATGAATTGACAAAAATGGCCGTCGATGAAAATTTCCGTGGACTGAAGATCGGTTATCATCTCGGCGTAGCAACACTTGAAAAAGCAAAACTAATCGGCGCAGAAAAAGTAATTCTTCATTCCAATAAAAAGGGTTCTGCTGCCGCAATACAATTGTATTACAAATTGGGATTCAAAGAAATTCCATTGGGAAATGCACCGTGGGCAAGAGCGGATATTAAGATGGAAATTTTGGTTTGA
- a CDS encoding MarR family transcriptional regulator, which yields MAIIDDIGPLAVAARLQRLADTIRRDGVLVYKEHGIDFEPKWFPVVYVLHKKGAMSVVDLAAEVGIAHPSLIQLVKELEAKKLVRSSSDKSDGRRRVLALTPKAHTLVRKMQPVWKKISAAVTQMVKTENNLMKAMEECEDRLKTESFFSRVNRQRSTK from the coding sequence ATGGCAATCATCGACGACATAGGCCCTCTCGCAGTAGCAGCGCGTTTGCAGCGGCTCGCAGATACGATTCGAAGAGACGGCGTGCTCGTTTACAAAGAGCATGGCATAGACTTCGAACCGAAATGGTTCCCGGTGGTTTATGTGCTGCATAAAAAAGGTGCGATGAGCGTGGTTGATCTTGCTGCGGAAGTCGGCATCGCACACCCTTCTCTTATTCAGCTCGTGAAAGAACTCGAAGCGAAAAAATTGGTCCGTTCTTCAAGCGACAAAAGCGACGGGCGCAGGCGCGTACTTGCACTCACGCCTAAAGCGCACACGCTCGTCAGAAAAATGCAACCCGTTTGGAAAAAGATCAGCGCGGCGGTGACTCAGATGGTGAAGACAGAGAATAATTTAATGAAGGCGATGGAGGAATGTGAAGACCGATTGAAAACTGAAAGTTTTTTTTCCAGAGTGAATAGACAACGTTCAACAAAATAA
- the dnaK gene encoding molecular chaperone DnaK: MAKIIGIDLGTTNSCVAVMEGNEPVVIPNSEGHRTTPSIVAFVDNGERKVGEPAKRQAITNAKKTVYSIKRFMGHLFNEVTEESKRVPYTVLKGDNNTPRVQIDDRKYTPQEISAMILQKMKKTAEDFLGTEVTEAVITVPAYFNDSQRQATKEAGEIAGLKVRRIINEPTAAALAYGLDKKHHDMKIVVFDCGGGTHDVSVLELGDGVFEVKSTDGDTHLGGDDFDQKIIEWLVAEFKSENGNLDLTKDPMALQRLKEAAEKAKIELSSSATTEINLPYIMPVDGIPKHLVRSLTRAKFEQLVDDLIKRTIEPCRKALQNANLTVNDINEVILVGGSTRIPAIVDAVQKFFGKAPSKGVNPDEVVAVGAAIQGGVLTGEVKDVLLLDVTPLSLGIETYGGVCTKLIESNTTIPSKKSETFSTASDNQASVEIHILQGERPMAKDNRTLGRFILDGIPPAPRGVPQVEVIFDIDANGILNVSAKDKKTGKSQNIRIEASSGLSKEEIEKMKREAEVNADADKKAKEEVEKINQADALIFQTEKQLKEFGDKLPADKKQPIEDALAELKKAHTAKDIPAIDAGLAKLQGVVQGMYEAMQQAGANPNAEATDANANPADNADQKKGDGEVQDVDFEEVKDEKK, translated from the coding sequence ATGGCTAAAATAATCGGAATTGACTTAGGTACCACCAACTCCTGCGTGGCAGTCATGGAAGGAAATGAACCAGTTGTTATCCCCAACAGCGAAGGTCACCGCACGACTCCGTCTATTGTTGCATTTGTTGACAATGGCGAACGGAAAGTTGGTGAACCTGCAAAACGTCAGGCCATCACGAACGCAAAAAAAACCGTGTACTCCATCAAACGTTTTATGGGACATCTTTTCAATGAAGTAACGGAAGAGTCGAAGCGCGTTCCATATACTGTTTTGAAAGGTGATAATAATACACCGCGCGTTCAGATCGACGACAGAAAATATACTCCGCAGGAAATTTCTGCAATGATCCTTCAGAAAATGAAGAAGACCGCAGAAGATTTTCTCGGAACTGAAGTGACCGAAGCCGTGATCACTGTTCCCGCTTACTTCAACGATTCGCAGCGCCAGGCCACGAAGGAAGCCGGAGAAATTGCCGGACTCAAAGTGCGCCGCATCATCAACGAACCCACTGCTGCTGCTCTTGCATACGGACTCGATAAGAAACATCATGATATGAAAATTGTTGTGTTCGACTGCGGTGGCGGTACGCACGACGTTTCTGTTCTTGAATTGGGTGATGGTGTATTCGAAGTAAAATCTACCGATGGTGATACACACCTGGGTGGTGATGATTTCGACCAGAAAATAATTGAATGGCTCGTTGCTGAATTTAAAAGTGAAAATGGAAATCTCGATCTCACTAAAGATCCGATGGCATTGCAGCGTTTGAAAGAAGCAGCGGAAAAAGCAAAAATCGAATTGTCGAGTTCGGCTACCACAGAAATAAATCTTCCATACATAATGCCGGTCGACGGAATTCCGAAACATCTCGTGCGCTCACTTACACGCGCGAAGTTCGAACAACTTGTTGACGATCTCATCAAACGTACTATTGAGCCGTGCAGAAAAGCATTGCAGAATGCAAATCTTACGGTGAATGATATCAATGAAGTAATTCTCGTTGGCGGATCAACACGTATTCCTGCGATCGTAGATGCGGTTCAGAAATTTTTCGGCAAAGCTCCTTCGAAAGGAGTGAATCCTGATGAAGTGGTTGCTGTGGGCGCTGCAATTCAGGGCGGCGTGCTCACCGGCGAAGTGAAAGATGTATTGCTGCTCGACGTTACTCCGCTTTCACTCGGCATTGAAACGTACGGCGGTGTTTGCACCAAACTCATTGAGTCGAACACTACTATTCCTTCAAAAAAATCAGAAACTTTTTCTACCGCTTCCGACAACCAGGCAAGCGTGGAAATTCATATTCTGCAGGGCGAACGTCCGATGGCGAAAGATAATCGTACGCTTGGAAGATTCATTCTCGATGGAATTCCTCCTGCGCCCCGCGGCGTTCCGCAGGTAGAAGTGATCTTTGATATTGATGCAAATGGAATTCTGAATGTTTCGGCAAAAGACAAGAAGACCGGAAAATCGCAGAACATTCGCATCGAAGCAAGTTCCGGGCTCTCGAAAGAAGAGATCGAAAAAATGAAACGCGAAGCAGAAGTGAATGCCGACGCCGATAAAAAAGCGAAAGAAGAAGTTGAAAAAATAAATCAGGCCGACGCACTCATCTTCCAGACGGAAAAACAACTGAAAGAATTCGGCGACAAACTTCCGGCCGATAAAAAACAACCGATAGAAGATGCACTTGCAGAATTGAAAAAAGCGCACACTGCAAAAGATATTCCTGCCATTGACGCCGGACTTGCAAAACTGCAAGGTGTTGTGCAGGGAATGTACGAAGCGATGCAGCAAGCAGGTGCAAATCCGAATGCAGAAGCAACTGATGCAAATGCAAATCCTGCTGACAATGCCGACCAGAAAAAAGGAGACGGAGAAGTACAGGATGTGGATTTTGAGGAAGTGAAGGATGAGAAAAAATAA
- a CDS encoding DUF4249 family protein gives MKKKKKTRNRFIATIGNAIHATSKVTNQNEGQNFVCLQPQFQLVFITAFMKKILLFLSLALVFWTCKNELDILDKWKETTIVYGLLDQTQPKQYIRIEKAFLGPDNALAMAQQYDSINYAHQLSVWLQELDANGSMITAYALAPDTLTTKDSGMFNFPEQVIYSMNTPLMDPSHKYKIVIDNNQTGNHVESTTHLVEDFNVTRPSTTTIGLVQINTTTKFTVEWQGSASARIYQVGMKFHYYEIDVNGDTTFVTTPEWVIGSVVTDGENATTLHTVEFAPNDFYRFIRSVVPDNPLIVKRKDNGIDFTVYGGGEELYTYMQVNAPSSSIVQEKPYYTNIENGYGVFSSRISKSKSGLSITPQTEDSLARGQFTCPLKFEDRNGAVPGCQ, from the coding sequence ATGAAAAAAAAGAAGAAAACCAGAAATCGTTTCATAGCTACCATTGGCAATGCTATACACGCCACCTCAAAAGTAACCAATCAGAATGAAGGACAAAACTTCGTATGTTTGCAGCCACAATTCCAGCTTGTTTTCATTACCGCATTCATGAAAAAAATTCTTCTTTTTCTTTCGCTCGCCCTTGTTTTCTGGACGTGTAAAAATGAACTCGATATTCTCGACAAATGGAAAGAAACCACCATCGTTTACGGACTTCTTGACCAGACGCAGCCCAAACAATACATCCGTATAGAAAAAGCATTTCTCGGCCCCGACAATGCGCTTGCAATGGCGCAGCAATACGACAGTATCAATTATGCGCATCAACTTTCTGTCTGGCTACAGGAACTCGATGCGAATGGCTCCATGATCACTGCTTATGCGCTGGCGCCTGATACGTTGACCACAAAAGATTCAGGAATGTTCAATTTTCCCGAACAGGTAATTTATTCCATGAATACTCCGTTGATGGATCCGAGCCACAAATACAAAATTGTCATTGATAATAATCAAACCGGCAACCATGTGGAATCAACGACGCACCTCGTCGAGGATTTCAACGTTACACGGCCGAGTACGACCACTATTGGTTTGGTACAAATAAACACCACAACGAAATTCACAGTAGAATGGCAGGGATCTGCGTCAGCAAGAATTTACCAGGTGGGAATGAAATTTCATTATTACGAGATTGATGTAAATGGCGATACTACTTTTGTTACCACTCCTGAATGGGTGATCGGTTCTGTAGTTACCGACGGTGAGAACGCAACTACACTTCACACGGTAGAATTTGCACCGAATGATTTTTATCGTTTCATCCGCAGCGTGGTTCCTGATAATCCACTCATCGTAAAAAGAAAAGACAACGGTATCGATTTCACTGTGTATGGTGGCGGAGAAGAATTGTACACTTACATGCAGGTGAATGCGCCTTCTTCTTCCATTGTACAGGAAAAACCTTATTACACGAATATTGAAAACGGGTACGGCGTTTTCTCTTCGAGAATTTCCAAATCAAAAAGCGGTCTTTCCATCACACCGCAAACAGAAGATTCACTCGCGCGCGGACAATTCACCTGCCCTCTGAAATTCGAAGACAGAAATGGTGCAGTGCCAGGTTGTCAGTGA
- a CDS encoding DUF4249 family protein, which translates to MKKISYYIFRFIFIPAFILVVYGGCKNTLDINADYKDVLVCYGLLDPHDSVQYVRIDKVFLGEGNALVMAQNNDTISFAPGRLDVKVERWYNGNFMTSYQLYSDTTLPRDSGLFVHPYQVLYRGTFPVLKDGSEYKIVVKDLVKGTTATSITKIPGDVTITDPVSNFMPLNLWDTTNIVMRFKTGVNGYRYRMILRFHYTEQFVFDTTQTSQKYVDWYFTEQDASSNAGNLQLEYAFERHTFFNVLKNLIHVDPMVHRITGKVDLIFVGATDDVATYMNVATANSNSAADLPPFSNISGGYGLFAARTTTASLNYWLDQNTVHYLYVDPVTQPLDFIR; encoded by the coding sequence GTGAAAAAAATCTCATATTACATTTTTCGTTTCATTTTTATTCCTGCATTCATCCTCGTGGTTTACGGTGGCTGCAAGAACACGCTCGACATTAATGCCGATTACAAAGATGTGCTTGTATGTTACGGGCTGCTGGATCCACACGATTCTGTTCAATATGTGCGTATCGATAAAGTTTTTCTTGGCGAAGGCAATGCGCTGGTGATGGCTCAGAATAATGATACGATCAGTTTTGCTCCGGGGCGGCTGGATGTGAAAGTGGAACGCTGGTACAATGGAAATTTCATGACTTCTTACCAGTTGTATTCTGACACAACCTTACCCAGGGACAGTGGATTGTTTGTCCATCCTTACCAGGTTTTATACCGCGGAACTTTCCCGGTGCTGAAAGACGGAAGCGAATACAAGATCGTGGTGAAAGATCTCGTGAAAGGAACTACGGCAACTTCCATTACAAAAATCCCCGGCGATGTAACCATCACTGATCCCGTCAGCAATTTCATGCCGCTGAATTTGTGGGATACCACCAACATTGTTATGCGATTCAAAACCGGCGTGAACGGATATCGTTACCGGATGATCCTGCGTTTTCATTACACCGAACAATTTGTTTTCGATACCACCCAGACTTCTCAGAAATATGTGGATTGGTATTTCACCGAACAGGATGCTTCTTCGAATGCGGGAAATCTGCAACTGGAATATGCTTTCGAACGCCATACTTTTTTCAATGTGCTGAAAAATCTTATTCATGTTGATCCGATGGTTCACCGCATTACAGGAAAAGTTGATCTCATTTTTGTAGGGGCAACAGATGATGTGGCGACTTACATGAACGTGGCAACTGCAAATAGCAATTCGGCAGCCGACCTTCCTCCTTTCTCCAACATTTCCGGCGGGTACGGATTATTCGCAGCGAGAACAACTACCGCTTCGCTCAATTACTGGCTTGACCAGAACACGGTTCATTATCTATACGTGGATCCTGTGACACAACCGCTCGACTTCATCCGCTGA